The proteins below come from a single Aegilops tauschii subsp. strangulata cultivar AL8/78 chromosome 6, Aet v6.0, whole genome shotgun sequence genomic window:
- the LOC109778108 gene encoding probable hexosyltransferase MUCI70, with protein sequence MGREQPKEKRTGGDFAAATRRSGASAALGHMVEHRLPTTGLPPAAGPRRHSRRPRRRCRLLLPPTFALALLSLAYLSFSSHASLPFHPIHQGPMNRENVGKGMDKRDKRNTTVKENISMTIDKSEPFIKGRKKKSYGPCEIEFLPSVDNLVEPADYNNFTQFLLKYILTEGHLIGNGIFEPLFAGHQSLQEREETYYAKNQSLHCGFVEGPEGYPSSGFDLDEHDRAYMATCRVVVSSCIFGGSDYLRRPTKSRIGSYSKKNVCFIMFLDELTLTTLSSEGHIPDENGSIGLWRIVVVKNLPYKDMRRAGKVPKLLAHRLFPSALYSIWLDSKLRLHADPMLIIEYFLWRKKAEYAISVHYDRTCVWEEVLQNKRLNKYNHTAIDEQFYFYQSDGLVKFNASGHDPVLPSYVPEGSFIVRAHTPMSNLFSCLWFNEVNRFTSRDQLSFAYTYLKLRRMNAGRNFQLNMFKDCERRAVAKLFHHRANGTTDPPPKNLRTDKNHSSMPS encoded by the exons CGCCATTCCCGACGGCCGCGGCGCCGTTGCCGCCTGCTCCTCCCCCCGACCTTCGCCCTGGCGCTCCTCTCCCTCGCCTACCTCTCCTTCTCCTCCCACGCCAGCCTCCCATTCCACC CAATACATCAAGGTCCAATGAACAGGGAGAACGTTGGAAAGGGAATGGATAAGAGAGACAAACGCAATACCACGGTCAAGGAAAATATCTCTAT GACTATAGACAAGTCAGAACCCTTCATCAAaggaagaaagaaaaagagtT ATGGGCCCTGTGAAATTGAGTTTTTGCCGTCGGTTGACAATCTTGTGGAGCCTGCTGACTACAACAATTTTACACAGTTTTTGTTGAAGTATATCTTGACTGAGGGACATTTGATTGGTAATGGGATTTTTGAACCATTGTTTGCTGGGCACCAGAGTCTTCAGGAAAGAGAGGAAACATATTATGCAAAAAACCAAAGTCTTCACTGTGGTTTCGTAGAAGGTCCAGAGGGTTATCCTAGTAGTGGATTTGATTTGGATGAACATGACAGGGCTTATATGGCTACCTGCCGTGTGGTGGTTTCATCATGCATTTTTGGAGGCTCTGATTACTTAAGGAGACCAACTAAAAGCAGA ATTGGCTCATACTCTAAGAAGAATGTGTGCTTCATCATGTTCCTGGATGAGCTAACGTTGACAACCCTTTCCTCTGAAGGACACATCCCTGATGAAAATGGATCCATTGGTCTTTGGAGAATTGTTGTAGTTAAGAATTTACCCTACAAAGATATGCGGAGAGCAGGAAAGGTGCCAAAACTTCTGGCTCACCGACTCTTCCCATCTGCCTT GTACTCCATCTGGTTGGATAGCAAATTGCGTCTTCATGCTGATCCAATGCTTATCATTGAGTATTTCTTATGGAGAAAGAAAGCAGAGTACGCCATTTCAGTGCACTATGATCGCACCTGTGTCTGGGAGGAGGTGCTTCAGAACAAGCGCTTAAACAAGTACAATCACACTGCTATCGACGAGCAATTTTACTTTTATCAGTCTGACGGCCTTGTGAAGTTTAATGCCTCTGGCCACGATCCTGTTCTACCGAGTT ATGTGCCCGAAGGATCTTTCATCGTACGTGCCCATACACCAATGTCTAATTTATTTTCATGCCTTTGGTTCAATGAGGTCAACCGTTTCACGTCACGTGATCAGTTGAGTTTTGCATACACTTACTTGAAGCTCAGGAGAATGAACGCTGGAAGAAATTTTCAGCTAAATATGTTTAAG GACTGTGAAAGAAGAGCAGTGGCTAAACTGTTTCATCACCGAGCTAATGGAACTACAGATCCACCCCCAAAAAACCTTCGCACAGATAAAAATCATTCATCGATGCCAAGCTAA